One window of the Deltaproteobacteria bacterium genome contains the following:
- a CDS encoding type II toxin-antitoxin system PemK/MazF family toxin, whose translation MQRGEIWWAELPLPIGRRPVLLLSRNEAYAVRSAVTVAEVTSTIRGIPVEVELDREDGMSKRCIVNLDTIITIRKEILKDRIAILREEKMSQVNSAIKFALAVP comes from the coding sequence ATGCAAAGAGGGGAGATTTGGTGGGCGGAACTACCCCTTCCCATTGGCCGCCGTCCCGTTCTTCTTCTCAGCCGAAACGAGGCCTATGCAGTAAGAAGTGCCGTGACGGTGGCGGAGGTGACCTCAACTATCAGGGGCATCCCGGTGGAAGTTGAATTGGATCGCGAGGATGGAATGTCCAAAAGATGCATTGTCAACCTTGATACTATAATCACAATTCGAAAAGAGATCCTGAAGGATAGAATAGCAATCCTGCGGGAAGAAAAGATGTCGCAGGTTAATTCGGCAATAAAATTCGCCCTGGCAGTTCCTTAA
- a CDS encoding ribbon-helix-helix protein, CopG family produces the protein MDRAVKFAVSLPNKEFQELEKYRKKRGVSRSKLVLDAIRLWKEAKEKERLVKIYEEGYRRIPEKLHDLEGWEKASLSTLSQGDW, from the coding sequence ATGGACCGAGCTGTTAAGTTTGCAGTCAGTCTTCCGAATAAGGAATTTCAAGAATTGGAGAAATATCGAAAGAAAAGAGGAGTAAGCCGAAGCAAATTGGTCCTTGATGCAATACGGTTATGGAAAGAAGCCAAGGAAAAAGAACGGCTGGTAAAAATATATGAAGAAGGGTATCGGAGGATTCCAGAAAAGCTCCATGACCTTGAAGGGTGGGAAAAGGCTTCGCTCAGCACCCTTTCTCAAGGAGACTGGTAA